Genomic segment of Thermodesulfobacteriota bacterium:
ACTGGTATGGGGGAATTGGGGATACCTATCCCAGGAGAAGTCAATGTTATAAGGGTTATGTGTGCCGGTCGTGTTAACACTGCTCTTCTACTGAAGGCATTTGAAAAAGGGGCAGACGGGGTTTTAATTGCAGGGTGCAGGATAGACAACTGCCAGAATGGGACCGGACCAGAAATGGCTTTGAAAAACATTGATCATACCTACGAGATATTGAACCTGCTGGGATTAAAAAAAGAGAGGCTTCAGTTTAAGTATTATTTAGCCCATGAATCTGAGAAACTCTCTTCTGACTTACATGAGTTTGTAGAACGGATAGAGGGTTTGGGTCAAACTCCAATCTCTGGAAAATGAGAGCTGGATAACGGACAACGGATAACGGTGAAATGTCTGATCCTATGAAAAGCCTGACTTTACTTATAAAAGAATCAAGTATCTACCAGTGTCTGGATTGCGGTAAATGTACTGGTGCCTGTCCAATAGCGGAAACAGGAAAAGACTTTTCTCCAAGACTCGCTGCGAGTAAAGTAATAGAAAAGGGTGATAACGATCCTTATGTACAGGAATTTATCTGGGCTTGTCTGACCTGTGGCAGGTGTGATTACAGATGCCCTTCAGGGGTTAAATTTTCGGATTTTGTACGGATGCTGAGGGGGCGTTGGATTGATTCAGGGAAATCCGGCATTTACAGCCACGGTGGGGCAATGCTTTCATTAATGAGGATGATGTCATCACCTGGTATAAGGCAGAATCGGGCAGGTTTCCTTCCCGCGGGAATAAAGACTCAATCCAGAGGTAAGGTTCTCTACTTCGTTGGCTGCTTACCATATTTCGATGTGTTTTTTAAAAATCTTGATATAGATACAGTTCAGATAGCCAGAGATTCTCTGAAAATTCTTAACCGTTGCGATATTGAGCCGGTTGTGCTGGACAATGAAAGGTGTTGCGGACATGACCTCTTTTGGGCAGGAGACCAAAAGGGTTTTGCCAGACTTGCAAAAGAGAGCTATGAGGAGATTAAAGACCATGGAGTAGAGGAAATTATCACCTCCTGTCCGGAGTGTCTTTACACGTTCAAAGAAATATTCCCTAAAGTACTGCCAAACTTTGACCTCAGGGCAACTCATATTTATGAATTAATTGACAAGGGGCTAAACAGCGGAAACAACAATCTCAAGCTCAAACCCCTGCCCCTGGAGGTCACTTTTAAGGATTCGTGCCGGCTGAGTTATTACAGAGATGTCTCCCAGATATTCAGGAAGCTGGTAAGACAAATTCCACAATTAAACATCAAAGAAACACCCAACTCAGAAATAGGGAACATCTGCTGCGGAACATCTGCATGGGTAGGCTGCGGGGAACATTCCAAAAAGATACAGATAAAACGTCTTAAGGAGACAATTGCTACGGGAAGTCAGTTATTGGTGAGTTCTTGTCCTAAATGCATGATACACCTCCAATGTACTATGAATGATTTTGGTTATAATGAAGTATTAGAAATAAAGGATGTCGTGTCGCTTTTTGCAGACGCACTGGAGTAGTAGAACATCCCTTTAACAGGAGTATTTTAAATGTCTGAAATTTCAAGTTCAAATGATAAATTGAGGATCGGTGTTTACGTCTGTCACTGCGGCTTAAACATCGCAGGTACCATTGATTGTGAGGCTGTAGCTAGCTTTGCAGAAGGGCTGGCGGATGTGGTAGTCGGGAGAGACAACCAGTACCTCTGTTCAGAACCGGGTCAGCAGCTGATTCAGGATGACATCAAAGAACACCATTTAAACAGGATAGTGGTGGCATCCTGTTCCCCCAGACTGCATGAGCCTACCTTCAGGAGGGCATGTTTAGAAGCAGGGTTAAACCCCTATCTGATGGAAATGGCTAATCTCAGAGAACAGTGCAGCTGGGTACATACCAACCAGCCTATAGAGGCCACTGAGAAGGCAAAGGACCTTGTTAAAATGGCGGTTTCCAGGGCACGTAAACTCCAGCCTCAGGAGGAAATGAAGGTTCCGATCATTAAATCTACGCTGGTTATAGGAGGAGGAGTAGCCGGTATACAGGCAGCTTTAGACCTGGCAGACAGCGGTTATCAGGTATTTCTGGTGGAGAAAAAACCCAGCATAGGGGGGATTATGGCGCAACTGGATAAAACATTCCCTACTATGGATTGCTCCATCTGAATTTTGGGACCTAAGATGATGGATGTCGGTCGACATCCCGGGATTAAGATGCTTACCCTCAGTGAAGTAACATCCATCAGTGGTTATGTAGGAAATTTCAACGTAAAGGTACTTAAAAAGGCCCGACTGGTGGACGAAAAGGAATGTACGGCATGCGGTGACTGCACCAGAGAGTGCCCTGTTGTCAATCCTGACGAATTTGAAATGGGACTAAGTTCCCGAAAAGCAATATATCTGCCTTTCCCTCAGGCAGTTCCTTCTACCTACATTGTCAACCGGGAAGAATGCCTGGGCAGTGATCCTATTATCTGCGGAAAGTGCATAAAGCTCTGTGAAAAGGGTTGCATTGATTTCGATATGAAGGATGAAGAAATCGAATTCAAGGTAGGTACAATCGTCGTTGCTACGGGGATGGATGTATACGATCCTTCTGAGATGGACGAATATGGATATACACGTTATGAAAACGTTATTACCAGTATGGAATTCGAAAGGCTTATCAATGCCGGAGGTCCTACAAAGGGAGAGGTCATCCGGCTAACCGACCGCAAGGTACCTCAATCGATTGCCTTTATTCAATGCGTTGGCTCCCGCTCTGTTGATAAAGGAGGAACCTATTGCAGCAACATCTGCTGTATGAACACCGTTAAAGATACCCTGATGCTAAAGGAGCACTACCACGAAATAGACTTAAAGGTATTCTATCTTGACATAAGAGCGTTTGGCAAAGGTTTTGAGGATCTTTTCAGAAGGAGTAAAGGGGAAGGGGTCCGCTATATTCGAGGGCTTCCGGGGCAGATAAAGGAAGACCCCCATACCAAGAATCTTATTCTGTCAGTGGAAAATACCGCAACCAATAAGCTGGAAGAACACGAGGTTGAGATGGTGGTACTGTCTTTGGGGGTAAAGCCCGGTGAGGATGTTAAAAGGAACCAGGAGATGTTAGCCCTCCAGAGAACCTCGGATGGATTTTATCTCGAGGCACACCCCAAACTCCAGCCAGTGGATTCCGCTACGAAGGGAATATTCTTTGCCGGATGTACAGAAAGTCCTAAAGACATTAAGGATTCAGTGACTCAGGCTTCGGCCTCGGCTGCCCGGGCAATGCGACTGATGAACAGTGGAGAAATAACGGTAGAAGCGATAACCGCTGAGGTGCTTAAAGACGAATGTAAAATCTGCGGGATATGTGTCAATGTATGTCCTTATAATGCCATTACAATGGATAAGGACAATAAGATACCAGCTCAGGTTACTCAGGCTGCCTGCTCAGGATGTGGCACCTGTGCTGCAGAGTGCCCAACCGATGCCATCTACATGAGGCATTTCACTGACACACAGATAGAAGAACAGATTGATTCATTGCTGGAGGAAAAACCGGCGGAAAAGATTCTGGTCTTTGCCTGCAATTGGTGTTCCTATGCAGGTGCGGACTTTGCCGGTGTATCTCGTTTGCAATACCCTTCCAATGTCCGTCTCATTCGTACTATGTGCAGCGGGAGAGTAGATAAAAAATTTATCTGGCGGGCATTTGAAAAAGGTGCTCCGGTGGTACTGGTCTCTGGCTGTCACTTTGGGGACTGTCACTACATCGATGCCAACCACTGGACCAAGAAAAGGATAGAGAAGATCTGGAAAAAGATGGAGAAATTAGGCATCCGCCCAGAAAGATTGCAACTTGAATGGATCAGTGCAGCGGAAGGGGCCCGTTTTTCTAATATCATGAAAAAAATGGAAGAATTACGAGATGGTGTCACACCTGAGGAGATAGAAGATACGAGGAAGATACTTCAAAAAGAGGACGATGACATTTATTTTTCAGTGTGAACTGATTAATGGAGTGGCATATGCCGTACAATGTCAAACTCAAGGTATTCGAGGGCCCTTTAGATCTCTTGTTGTATCTGATTAAAAAGAATGAAGTAGACATATATGACATACCCATTGCATCCATAACTGCCCAGTACCTTGAATACATGGACATCATGAAGACCTTAAATCTGGATATCGCCGGTGAGTTTCTCGTAATGGCAGCAACCCTCATGCATATCAAATCCAGGATGCTCCTGCCTCCAGCAGAAGATGAAAGGGAAGAGTTGGAGGGAGAAGAAGATCCACGGGCTGAGCTGGTAAGACGGCTCATAGAATATCAGAGATTCAAAGATACCGCTAATAAACTGATGAGCTATGAAATCTTAGACAGAGATGTATTTACCAGAGGCTTAGCCAGTGAGGCTTCAGAAGGAAACGAAAAAGACCTGAACGAAATAACTATTATTGAATTGATAGAGGCATTTAAAAGGGTTTTAAAAGAAGAGCCTCCAGAAAAATTTTTCTATGTTGCTATTGAAAAGATGTCGGTTAATGACAAGATAACAGAGATCATTGAAACAATGAAGAACACAGGACACATTGTTTTTCACTCTCTATTCACAGGGATCGCCGACAA
This window contains:
- a CDS encoding hydrogenase iron-sulfur subunit, with product MCNWAPWSCYTGMGELGIPIPGEVNVIRVMCAGRVNTALLLKAFEKGADGVLIAGCRIDNCQNGTGPEMALKNIDHTYEILNLLGLKKERLQFKYYLAHESEKLSSDLHEFVERIEGLGQTPISGK
- a CDS encoding (Fe-S)-binding protein, encoding MSDPMKSLTLLIKESSIYQCLDCGKCTGACPIAETGKDFSPRLAASKVIEKGDNDPYVQEFIWACLTCGRCDYRCPSGVKFSDFVRMLRGRWIDSGKSGIYSHGGAMLSLMRMMSSPGIRQNRAGFLPAGIKTQSRGKVLYFVGCLPYFDVFFKNLDIDTVQIARDSLKILNRCDIEPVVLDNERCCGHDLFWAGDQKGFARLAKESYEEIKDHGVEEIITSCPECLYTFKEIFPKVLPNFDLRATHIYELIDKGLNSGNNNLKLKPLPLEVTFKDSCRLSYYRDVSQIFRKLVRQIPQLNIKETPNSEIGNICCGTSAWVGCGEHSKKIQIKRLKETIATGSQLLVSSCPKCMIHLQCTMNDFGYNEVLEIKDVVSLFADALE
- the hdrA2 gene encoding CoB-CoM heterodisulfide reductase HdrA2, giving the protein MSEISSSNDKLRIGVYVCHCGLNIAGTIDCEAVASFAEGLADVVVGRDNQYLCSEPGQQLIQDDIKEHHLNRIVVASCSPRLHEPTFRRACLEAGLNPYLMEMANLREQCSWVHTNQPIEATEKAKDLVKMAVSRARKLQPQEEMKVPIIKSTLVIGGGVAGIQAALDLADSGYQVFLVEKKPSIGGIMAQLDKTFPTMDCSIUILGPKMMDVGRHPGIKMLTLSEVTSISGYVGNFNVKVLKKARLVDEKECTACGDCTRECPVVNPDEFEMGLSSRKAIYLPFPQAVPSTYIVNREECLGSDPIICGKCIKLCEKGCIDFDMKDEEIEFKVGTIVVATGMDVYDPSEMDEYGYTRYENVITSMEFERLINAGGPTKGEVIRLTDRKVPQSIAFIQCVGSRSVDKGGTYCSNICCMNTVKDTLMLKEHYHEIDLKVFYLDIRAFGKGFEDLFRRSKGEGVRYIRGLPGQIKEDPHTKNLILSVENTATNKLEEHEVEMVVLSLGVKPGEDVKRNQEMLALQRTSDGFYLEAHPKLQPVDSATKGIFFAGCTESPKDIKDSVTQASASAARAMRLMNSGEITVEAITAEVLKDECKICGICVNVCPYNAITMDKDNKIPAQVTQAACSGCGTCAAECPTDAIYMRHFTDTQIEEQIDSLLEEKPAEKILVFACNWCSYAGADFAGVSRLQYPSNVRLIRTMCSGRVDKKFIWRAFEKGAPVVLVSGCHFGDCHYIDANHWTKKRIEKIWKKMEKLGIRPERLQLEWISAAEGARFSNIMKKMEELRDGVTPEEIEDTRKILQKEDDDIYFSV
- a CDS encoding segregation/condensation protein A — encoded protein: MPYNVKLKVFEGPLDLLLYLIKKNEVDIYDIPIASITAQYLEYMDIMKTLNLDIAGEFLVMAATLMHIKSRMLLPPAEDEREELEGEEDPRAELVRRLIEYQRFKDTANKLMSYEILDRDVFTRGLASEASEGNEKDLNEITIIELIEAFKRVLKEEPPEKFFYVAIEKMSVNDKITEIIETMKNTGHIVFHSLFTGIADKHEIILTFLALLELIRLKVVRVIQATPFGTIRICPINLELPKGIGI